The following proteins are encoded in a genomic region of Brachyspira pilosicoli:
- the atpE gene encoding ATP synthase F0 subunit C, translating to MEFAIIGATIGAGLAAIGVGLGIGFIGSRAVEGIARQPEASGKIQTAMLISAALIEGVGLFALVICILALFTK from the coding sequence ATGGAATTTGCTATAATAGGAGCTACTATAGGAGCAGGACTTGCAGCTATTGGAGTTGGTTTGGGTATAGGTTTTATAGGTTCAAGAGCAGTTGAAGGTATTGCTAGACAGCCTGAGGCTTCTGGTAAGATACAAACAGCTATGCTTATTTCTGCTGCTTTAATAGAAGGTGTTGGTTTATTTGCTTTAGTTATATGTATTTTAGCTTTATTTACAAAGTAA
- the atpH gene encoding ATP synthase F1 subunit delta: MNNDEKLLTPAANAIFNIAKDASLINETYNELKECCKLFEDEEIRKYFADKTIDKREKTELIKKKLKPIFSKEVFSFINLLIENDIINELSNIVDIYGKMLDEHNNTVRVKIVCAYSINEEAVKKIIDTIKSFSDKKIDYVIEIDDTLIGGIIVNIGDTVYDYSIKNQINMMKNRFV, translated from the coding sequence ATGAATAATGATGAAAAATTATTGACACCAGCTGCTAATGCTATATTTAATATAGCTAAAGATGCTAGTTTAATAAATGAAACATATAATGAGCTTAAAGAATGCTGTAAATTATTTGAAGATGAAGAAATAAGAAAATATTTCGCTGATAAAACAATAGATAAAAGAGAAAAAACTGAACTTATAAAAAAAAAGTTAAAACCTATATTTTCTAAGGAAGTTTTTTCTTTTATCAATTTACTTATAGAAAATGATATTATCAATGAATTATCGAATATAGTTGATATTTACGGCAAAATGCTTGATGAACATAATAATACTGTGAGAGTAAAAATTGTTTGTGCTTACAGTATAAACGAAGAAGCTGTAAAAAAAATAATAGATACTATAAAATCATTTTCTGATAAAAAAATAGATTATGTTATAGAAATAGATGATACTTTAATAGGCGGTATAATAGTTAATATTGGCGATACAGTTTATGATTATAGTATAAAGAATCAGATAAATATGATGAAAAATAGATTTGTTTAA
- a CDS encoding STAS domain-containing protein, which produces MEISIEELENNTSVIKLVGDIDVYSSTDVKDAINSQIDFGAKRIIIDMEDVYYIDSSGIGVFVYEMGYFKKVNGKIGIVKITENVRKVFELTKIISFFPIFMTVSEALEKL; this is translated from the coding sequence ATGGAGATAAGTATTGAAGAATTAGAAAATAATACTTCTGTAATAAAATTAGTAGGAGATATTGATGTTTATAGTTCTACTGATGTAAAAGATGCTATAAACTCGCAAATAGACTTCGGTGCAAAAAGAATAATTATAGATATGGAAGATGTATATTATATAGACAGCAGCGGAATAGGAGTTTTCGTATATGAAATGGGCTATTTTAAAAAAGTCAATGGTAAAATAGGAATAGTAAAAATTACAGAAAATGTGAGAAAAGTTTTTGAATTAACTAAAATTATTAGCTTCTTTCCTATATTTATGACAGTGTCAGAGGCTTTAGAAAAGTTGTAA
- a CDS encoding bifunctional metallophosphatase/5'-nucleotidase has translation MKKISIILLMIFFALSSCNNTAAKKSTNSGELTIIHMNDTHGKDEEEMIVNKEITPPETNYMYGAARRATYIKDVRATNNNVLVLHAGDTITGSVYSTVFMGRDEVDIMNMIGVDAAAVGNHFVDYGLDNFTEIMKERKFPTLSINIKNKNDNSYYALPYIVTNVNGLNVAIIGITTTDSVYNPKYVQGLVFEKEIDSLKSFLKSTPLNTTNDVTILLSHVGYEGDKKIAEAFPKTFDIIVGGHSHTVLEEADIVNGTPIVQAGYYGRYLGQIDLSVNNGKIEKFNYKLIPMDGNIKQDTDMLSFIDEMKGTVDKEFNVRIGTLPVELVHDGIRSNSMAIGNFACDLVLDSYDNLDMVLMNSGGLRTPLKKGDITLGNIQNEFFPFDNEVVLVTLTGKDILDMLKISGQKRGAGAFLQLSRGMEVKYNANGELLSATLNGENIDETKDYTVALSSFVFLGGDGYQDANGKAIGEKGKNIVMTGNDMRDAMIAKIKELNNIPESYIDNKQRVIFE, from the coding sequence ATGAAAAAAATTAGCATTATTTTACTAATGATTTTTTTTGCTTTATCATCATGCAATAATACTGCAGCAAAAAAATCTACAAACAGCGGTGAGTTAACTATCATACACATGAATGATACGCATGGAAAAGATGAAGAAGAAATGATAGTAAATAAAGAAATAACCCCTCCGGAAACTAATTATATGTATGGGGCAGCAAGAAGGGCGACATATATAAAAGATGTGAGAGCAACTAATAATAATGTTTTAGTTCTTCATGCTGGGGATACTATTACAGGAAGCGTTTATTCTACAGTATTTATGGGAAGAGATGAAGTTGATATTATGAATATGATAGGAGTTGATGCTGCTGCTGTTGGAAACCATTTTGTAGATTATGGACTTGACAATTTTACTGAGATAATGAAAGAGAGAAAATTCCCTACTCTATCTATAAACATAAAAAATAAAAATGATAATAGCTATTATGCTTTACCATATATAGTAACAAATGTAAATGGTCTTAATGTAGCTATAATAGGCATTACAACCACAGATTCTGTTTATAATCCTAAATATGTTCAAGGGTTAGTATTTGAAAAAGAGATAGACTCATTAAAAAGTTTCTTAAAATCTACACCTCTTAATACAACCAATGATGTTACAATACTTTTGAGCCATGTAGGCTATGAGGGTGATAAAAAAATAGCCGAAGCTTTCCCTAAAACTTTTGATATAATAGTTGGAGGACACAGCCACACTGTATTAGAAGAAGCAGACATTGTAAACGGCACACCTATAGTACAGGCTGGATATTATGGAAGATATTTAGGACAAATAGATTTATCTGTAAATAATGGCAAAATAGAAAAATTTAATTATAAACTCATACCTATGGACGGTAATATCAAACAAGATACTGATATGCTATCATTTATTGATGAGATGAAAGGAACTGTAGATAAAGAGTTTAATGTTAGAATAGGTACTTTACCTGTAGAACTCGTTCATGATGGCATAAGGTCTAATTCTATGGCAATAGGCAATTTTGCTTGTGATTTGGTGTTAGATTCTTATGACAATTTGGATATGGTATTAATGAACTCTGGCGGGCTTAGAACTCCATTAAAAAAAGGCGATATAACATTGGGTAATATACAAAATGAGTTTTTCCCATTTGATAATGAAGTTGTATTGGTTACATTAACAGGAAAAGATATTTTAGATATGCTTAAAATATCCGGACAAAAGAGAGGTGCTGGTGCTTTTCTGCAGTTATCTAGAGGAATGGAAGTAAAATATAATGCTAATGGAGAATTATTATCTGCTACTTTAAATGGTGAAAATATTGATGAGACAAAAGATTATACTGTTGCTTTATCAAGTTTTGTATTTTTGGGAGGAGATGGTTATCAGGATGCCAATGGAAAAGCTATAGGAGAAAAGGGCAAAAACATAGTTATGACTGGTAATGATATGCGTGATGCCATGATAGCAAAAATTAAAGAGCTTAATAATATACCAGAAAGCTATATAGATAATAAACAAAGAGTAATATTTGAATAA
- the atpF gene encoding F0F1 ATP synthase subunit B has translation MALLKIDPGIIIWTWITFLLVLAVLGASTWKIILKGLNARADKIQEDLEEAEKTRENAKKSLAAYREQIDNAKTEASSIIENARIEANRVRDKIIGNAREEAESHKNKILSEIDRAKDEAMGNVRKQAVDIAVVMAETILKRNIDKNDNQALINEFVNNFEKDNNK, from the coding sequence ATGGCACTTTTAAAAATAGATCCGGGTATTATTATATGGACTTGGATTACATTTTTATTAGTTCTTGCTGTACTTGGAGCTTCTACTTGGAAGATTATTCTTAAAGGTTTAAATGCACGTGCAGATAAGATACAAGAAGACTTGGAAGAGGCAGAAAAGACTAGGGAAAATGCTAAGAAATCCTTGGCTGCATATAGGGAACAAATAGATAATGCTAAAACAGAAGCTAGTTCTATAATAGAAAATGCTAGGATTGAGGCTAATAGGGTTAGAGATAAAATTATTGGCAATGCTCGTGAAGAGGCTGAGTCCCATAAAAATAAAATACTCTCTGAAATTGATAGAGCTAAAGATGAAGCTATGGGAAATGTAAGAAAACAGGCAGTAGATATTGCTGTTGTTATGGCTGAAACTATATTAAAAAGAAATATAGATAAAAATGATAATCAAGCTTTGATAAATGAGTTTGTAAATAATTTTGAAAAAGATAATAATAAATAA
- the atpB gene encoding F0F1 ATP synthase subunit A → MFLICFSVFSNTQLFAAESINDYIMEEIGDNTEHPFFTIPIKLGHYIDFDFKITKHIILVTVAGILSILSMKYLAHKLKRPFNKPTYLQNLLEIIIDYMNKDVIGAALGEEGKKYVPFCLTVFLFVLFSNLLGLLPALIKLPTEDGHYAYLAGGLGANIGFTGAVALLVFIVYIFAGIRKKGIIKYWVKLVPKGLPIPLIPIIWVLEFITLFNRAFALTIRLFANITGGHIMMIVIPYLIIMSGSLLVSPFAVLFLSFIYVLEMFVAVLQAYIFSLLSAVYIQIAISDEH, encoded by the coding sequence ATGTTTTTAATTTGTTTTAGTGTTTTTTCAAATACCCAACTATTTGCAGCTGAGAGTATTAATGATTATATTATGGAAGAGATAGGAGATAACACAGAACATCCTTTCTTCACAATACCTATAAAATTAGGACATTATATAGATTTTGATTTTAAAATAACAAAACATATTATTTTGGTAACAGTAGCAGGTATTTTATCTATACTTAGTATGAAATATTTAGCTCATAAATTAAAAAGGCCATTTAATAAGCCAACATATTTACAAAATTTATTAGAAATTATAATAGATTATATGAATAAAGATGTTATAGGGGCGGCTTTGGGTGAAGAAGGCAAAAAATATGTACCTTTCTGCTTAACTGTATTTTTATTCGTATTATTTTCTAATCTTTTGGGGCTTTTACCTGCTTTAATAAAATTACCCACAGAAGATGGGCATTACGCTTATTTGGCAGGCGGTTTAGGAGCTAATATTGGTTTTACTGGGGCTGTAGCTTTATTAGTGTTTATTGTCTACATATTCGCAGGAATAAGAAAGAAAGGAATAATAAAATACTGGGTAAAATTAGTACCAAAAGGGCTTCCAATACCTTTAATACCTATAATATGGGTTTTAGAGTTTATCACTTTATTTAATAGAGCATTTGCTTTAACTATTCGTTTGTTTGCCAACATCACAGGCGGGCATATAATGATGATAGTAATACCTTATCTTATCATCATGTCTGGAAGTTTATTAGTTTCGCCTTTTGCGGTATTATTTTTAAGTTTTATATATGTACTTGAGATGTTTGTTGCTGTTTTACAAGCTTATATATTCTCATTGTTATCGGCGGTTTATATACAGATTGCCATTAGCGATGAGCATTAA